The sequence below is a genomic window from Flavobacterium sediminilitoris.
AACGCCCTCCATTATTTAAAATTTCTTGTGCACAGTCTTTTCCAAAAGATTTATAATCTTCAAAATTACAACTTTTTTTGATTGTATAATTTTCTTTTCCATCTAAAGAGTGTAAAACACCTTCAAAATGAATTGTTTCATCGTAAACTTTAGCTAAAGCACCAATAGGAGCAGTACAACCACCTTCTAAAGTTTTTAGAAATTGTCTTTCAATGTGAGTACAAATTTCTGTTTCTGTATGATTTAAATGAGAAAGTGCTTCTTGTGAGAAAATGTCACTTTCCATTGCCACAACAAGCATTGCTCCTTGTGCAGGTGCTGGAATCATCCAGTCTAAATTTATATATGTATCTGGTTTTAGATTGATACGTTCTAATCCTGCCGCAGCAAAAATAGCTCCATTCCAAGTATTATCTTTTAATTTTTGTAAGCGTGTGTTTACATTTCCTCTTAAATCTTCTACAGTATGTGTAGGGTATTTATGTAGCCATTGCGCTTTTCTACGTAAACTTCCTGAAGCAATTGTTCCTTTTGACTCTAAAAAGTCGAGGTTGCCTTTGTGAACTAAAATGTCATATACATTTGCTCTTTCTAGAACAGCAGCTTGTATAAATCCATTAGGTAAAGTAGTTGGAACATCTTTCATAGAATGTACTGCAATATCAACTTCACCTTTTAGCATGGCTACATCTAAAGTCTTTGTAAAGATTCCAGTAATTCCAAGTTCGTAAAGAGGTTTGTCTAGTATTAAATCTCCAGTAGATTTTACTGCAATTATTTCGGTTTCATATCCTAGATCAGTTAGTTTTTTCTGAACAGTATGTGCTTGCCAAAGTGCTAATTCACTATCTCTTGTTCCTATACGTATTGTTTTTTTCAAAAGGAAAATTTTAATTATTTAAACGAAACACTTTCTCAATCCATTCAATACTTTCATCCACCATAGTACCTTCATCTTTTAAGTGATTAGCAAAATGAGTAGTTATTTTTTGAATAATTCGGTTACTTATTATTTCTGCTTGTTCTTCATTAAAATTATCTAATTTTTTACGCTGATAATTTAATTCAGATTGTTTAATTAAAGCTAATTTCTCTTTTAAAGAATGAATTGTTGGTGCAAATTTTCTAGCTTTTGTCCAACTCATAAACTCTGTAATAATTTCATTAATTATAGCTTCAGCAGCAGGAATATGTAGCTTTCTTTTTTCAATAGTTTCATCAGTAACTTGAGATAAATAATCTAAATGAACTAATGAAACACCATTAATAGAAGAAACATTTTCATTAACATTTTTAGGAATGGATAGATCTAAAATAAGTAAAGGTTTTTTTAGATTTAAAACACCAGCATCTATTGTAGGATTTTGTGCACCAGTTGCGACAATTAAAACATCTGCTTTTTGAATTTCTAATTGTAAATCGGCATACTCTTTTACAATTAGATTGAATTTACCAGCAATTTTTTCTGCTTTTTCTTTGGTTCTATTTATCAATACTATATGGTCATTCTTAGTATGTTTTACTAAATTTTCACAAGTATTTCGTCCTATTTTTCCAGTTCCAAATAATAAGATATTTTTAGATCCAATTTCTTCTACATTGTTCATAATATATTGAACCGAGGCAAAAGAAACTGATGTTGCTCCTGAACTAATTTCAGTTTCATTTTTAACTCTTTTACTAGCTTGAATTACAGCATTTACTAAACGCTCAATATAAGCATTTGCAAGCCCTAATTTTTTACTAGCAACAAAACTGTTTTTTATTTGTGAGATAATTTCAAAATCACCTAAAATTTGACTATCTAAACCAGTTCCTACTCTAAAGAGATGATTAATAGCTTCTTTGTTTTTATATACATGAGCTACTTTTTGAAAATCTTCAACGGTTCCTTGGCTGTTTTCACAAAGTAATTTTATGAGTTGAAAAGGGTGTTGCGCAAATCCATATATTTCAGTTCTATTACATGTCGATGTTAAGATTAGCGCTTCTATACCTTCGTTTTTTGCTTGAAAAAGTAAGTTTTCCTTACTCTTTTCGTCTAAACTAAATTTCCCTCTCATTTCAGCATCAGCCTTCTTATAACTTAGCCCTATGGCATAAAAAGTAGTGTGCTTCAATCCTGTATTATTATCCATAAATTTTACTTTCCTTAAAGTGAAACAAAATTACTATAGAGGATAGATTAAAAATAACGCTCAAAGTACTTTTTTTGTCGATTGCAGAATTTTTGTAAAAATTATGACTAGTTTCTATAATTTGCTCTATTTTTGCAGTAAAATTGCTTGTTTAGAATTTATTTATTTATAACCAATCTAAATAAATTCAAAAAAATATTCTGTAAACCTTTCTTAAAAAATAACGCTATGAGTTCATTTGAAGAGATAAAAATAGAACAAGACTTTACTTTACTTCGTTTTCAAAATGATACAAAAACGATGGAACGATTTGAAAAACAAGTAAGAACAGGTTTGATTCAATTTCATTTTAATGTAAAAGGGAAAGCAAAATTTATTTTTAATCAGGGTACTTACGCTTTGGATTTAAATGAAGAAAAATCATTATTATTATATAATCCACAAAAAGAATTGCCTTTGCATTTAGAAGTAAGTCCTAAAACTTGGATTATTTCAGTTTTAATTTCTATAAAAAAATTCCATGCATTGTTTTCAAATGAAGCAGAATTAATTCCTTTTTTAAGTCAAGAGAATTTAGATAAAAAATATTATGGAGAAGAAGA
It includes:
- the hemC gene encoding hydroxymethylbilane synthase, which gives rise to MKKTIRIGTRDSELALWQAHTVQKKLTDLGYETEIIAVKSTGDLILDKPLYELGITGIFTKTLDVAMLKGEVDIAVHSMKDVPTTLPNGFIQAAVLERANVYDILVHKGNLDFLESKGTIASGSLRRKAQWLHKYPTHTVEDLRGNVNTRLQKLKDNTWNGAIFAAAGLERINLKPDTYINLDWMIPAPAQGAMLVVAMESDIFSQEALSHLNHTETEICTHIERQFLKTLEGGCTAPIGALAKVYDETIHFEGVLHSLDGKENYTIKKSCNFEDYKSFGKDCAQEILNNGGRFLMEKLRTALKVK
- the hemA gene encoding glutamyl-tRNA reductase codes for the protein MDNNTGLKHTTFYAIGLSYKKADAEMRGKFSLDEKSKENLLFQAKNEGIEALILTSTCNRTEIYGFAQHPFQLIKLLCENSQGTVEDFQKVAHVYKNKEAINHLFRVGTGLDSQILGDFEIISQIKNSFVASKKLGLANAYIERLVNAVIQASKRVKNETEISSGATSVSFASVQYIMNNVEEIGSKNILLFGTGKIGRNTCENLVKHTKNDHIVLINRTKEKAEKIAGKFNLIVKEYADLQLEIQKADVLIVATGAQNPTIDAGVLNLKKPLLILDLSIPKNVNENVSSINGVSLVHLDYLSQVTDETIEKRKLHIPAAEAIINEIITEFMSWTKARKFAPTIHSLKEKLALIKQSELNYQRKKLDNFNEEQAEIISNRIIQKITTHFANHLKDEGTMVDESIEWIEKVFRLNN